In Ailuropoda melanoleuca isolate Jingjing chromosome 7, ASM200744v2, whole genome shotgun sequence, one genomic interval encodes:
- the BORA gene encoding protein aurora borealis isoform X1 — protein sequence MGDVKESRMQITPETPGRIPVLNPFESPGDYSNLHEQTLSSPSVFKSTKLPTPGKFRWSIDQLAVINPVEIDPEDIHRQALFLSHSRIDKDVEDKRQKAIEEFFTKDVIVPSPWTDHEGKQLSEYHSSKCINITSESPTGRKLTIHSEKSNAACQTLLSLPVDFNLENVLGDYFRADEFSDQSPGNLSSSSLRRKLFLDGNGSISDSLPPASPRSPRSGAQASLEVFYSIDLSPVRCRSPVQTPSSGQFSSSPIQGSAKKYSLGSITSPSPLSSPTFSPIAFQIGKTPLSEQRKFTLHSPDNSCGTTNSNGVTNPCIRSPYIDGCSPIKNWSPMRLEMCTGGTQYRTSLIRIPFALEAHSEDEDQVNLPSTDASSPAMDTGGVHLRQGNSDTSAHGTHLVVTAMSITQNRSSTSEKELALLQDVESEKENNTVDMVDPVEIADENTWIKEPVDNGSLPMADFVSGIAFSIENSHICMSPLAESSVIPCESSNIQMDSGYNTQNCGSNIMDTVGADSDAQTLEVENKSQVFNTKENDTTERPHIKIRTQRKTV from the exons ATGGGAGATGTCAAAGAATCAAGAATGCAAATAACACCGGAAACTCCAGGAAGGATCCCAGTTTTGAATCCTTTCGAAAGTCCTGGTGATTATTCTAATCTCCATGAACAAACTCTCTCCAGtccttctgtttttaaatcaACGAAATTACCA ACTCCAGGGAAATTTAGGTGGTCTATTGATCAACTAGCTGTAATAAATCCTGTAGAAATAGACCCAGAAGACATTCATCGTCAAGCTTTATTCTTAAGTCATTCTCG aatagataaagatgtggaagacaaaagacaaaaagccaTTGAAGAG tttttcacaAAAGATGTCATTGTACCCTCTCCTTGGACTGATCATGAAGGGAAACAGCTTTCAGAGTATCATTCCAGTAAAT gTATTAACATAACTAGTGAATCTCCAACTGGAAGAAAACTGACCATCCATTCTGAGAAAAGCAATG CTGCTTGTCAGACACTGCTCTCTCTTCCTGTggattttaatttagaaaatgtattag GTGACTATTTTAGAGCTGATGAATTTTCAGATCAGTCTCCTGGAAACCTCAGTTCTTCATCCCTCAGAAGAAAGCTGTTTTTAGATGGCAATGGAAGTATTTCTGACTCCTTACCTCCAGCTTCTCCCAGAAGTCCTCGCAGTGGTGCTCAAGCCTCACTTGAGGTTTTTTATTCGATAGATTTATCTCCTGTACGGTGTAGGAGCCCTGTGCAGACACCAAGTTCG gGGCAGTTTTCTTCCAGCCCTATTCAGGGCAGTGCAAAGAAGTACAGCTTGGGAAGTATAACCAGCCCTTCACCTCTTTCTTCACCCACTTTCTCACCAATTGCATTTCAAATAGGAAAGACTCCACTCTCAG AACAAAGGAAGTTTACTTTGCATTCTCCTGATAATTCGTGTGGAACAACAAATTCTAATGGAGTTACTAATCCATGTATCAGAAGTCCTTATATAGATGGCTGCTCACCAATTAAGAATTGGTCTCCTATGAGACTGGAGATGTGTACAGGTGGTACTCAGTATCGGACCTCCCTGATTCGGATACCTTTCGCTCTGGAGGCTCACAGTGAAGACGAAGATCAGGTGAATCTTCCTTCCACAGATGCCTCGTCACCAGCCATGGACACGGGCGGAGTACACCTGCGGCAGGGGAATAGTGACACTTCAGCACATGGCACACATTTAGTAGTGACTGCCATGTCTATTACACAGAATCGGTCCAGTACTTCTGAGAAAGAATTAGCACTGTTGCAGGATGTTGAAAGTGAGAAGGAGAACAACACTGTGGATATGGTTGATCCTGTAGAAATAGCAGACGAGAACACTTGGATTAAGGAGCCGGTTGATAATGGGAGTTTGCCCATGGCTGATTTTGTGAGTGGGATTGCCTTCAGTATTGAAAACTCTCACATATGCATGTCACCTCTTGCAGAAAGCAGTGTCATTCCTTGTGAAAGCAGTAACATTCAG ATGGATAGTGGCTATAACACCCAGAATTGTGGAAGCAATATTATGGATACGGTTGGAGCAGATAGTGATGCACAAACTTTGGAAGTTGAGAATAAATCCCAAGTTTTTAACACAAAG GAAAATGATACAACTGAGAGACCACACATCAAAATAAGAACTCAAAG GAAGACCGTGTAA
- the BORA gene encoding protein aurora borealis isoform X2, giving the protein MGDVKESRMQITPETPGRIPVLNPFESPGDYSNLHEQTLSSPSVFKSTKLPTPGKFRWSIDQLAVINPVEIDPEDIHRQALFLSHSRIDKDVEDKRQKAIEEFFTKDVIVPSPWTDHEGKQLSEYHSSKCINITSESPTGRKLTIHSEKSNAACQTLLSLPVDFNLENVLGDYFRADEFSDQSPGNLSSSSLRRKLFLDGNGSISDSLPPASPRSPRSGAQASLEVFYSIDLSPVRCRSPVQTPSSGQFSSSPIQGSAKKYSLGSITSPSPLSSPTFSPIAFQIGKTPLSEQRKFTLHSPDNSCGTTNSNGVTNPCIRSPYIDGCSPIKNWSPMRLEMCTGGTQYRTSLIRIPFALEAHSEDEDQVNLPSTDASSPAMDTGGVHLRQGNSDTSAHGTHLVVTAMSITQNRSSTSEKELALLQDVESEKENNTVDMVDPVEIADENTWIKEPVDNGSLPMADFVSGIAFSIENSHICMSPLAESSVIPCESSNIQMDSGYNTQNCGSNIMDTVGADSDAQTLEVENKSQVFNTKEDRVTQRC; this is encoded by the exons ATGGGAGATGTCAAAGAATCAAGAATGCAAATAACACCGGAAACTCCAGGAAGGATCCCAGTTTTGAATCCTTTCGAAAGTCCTGGTGATTATTCTAATCTCCATGAACAAACTCTCTCCAGtccttctgtttttaaatcaACGAAATTACCA ACTCCAGGGAAATTTAGGTGGTCTATTGATCAACTAGCTGTAATAAATCCTGTAGAAATAGACCCAGAAGACATTCATCGTCAAGCTTTATTCTTAAGTCATTCTCG aatagataaagatgtggaagacaaaagacaaaaagccaTTGAAGAG tttttcacaAAAGATGTCATTGTACCCTCTCCTTGGACTGATCATGAAGGGAAACAGCTTTCAGAGTATCATTCCAGTAAAT gTATTAACATAACTAGTGAATCTCCAACTGGAAGAAAACTGACCATCCATTCTGAGAAAAGCAATG CTGCTTGTCAGACACTGCTCTCTCTTCCTGTggattttaatttagaaaatgtattag GTGACTATTTTAGAGCTGATGAATTTTCAGATCAGTCTCCTGGAAACCTCAGTTCTTCATCCCTCAGAAGAAAGCTGTTTTTAGATGGCAATGGAAGTATTTCTGACTCCTTACCTCCAGCTTCTCCCAGAAGTCCTCGCAGTGGTGCTCAAGCCTCACTTGAGGTTTTTTATTCGATAGATTTATCTCCTGTACGGTGTAGGAGCCCTGTGCAGACACCAAGTTCG gGGCAGTTTTCTTCCAGCCCTATTCAGGGCAGTGCAAAGAAGTACAGCTTGGGAAGTATAACCAGCCCTTCACCTCTTTCTTCACCCACTTTCTCACCAATTGCATTTCAAATAGGAAAGACTCCACTCTCAG AACAAAGGAAGTTTACTTTGCATTCTCCTGATAATTCGTGTGGAACAACAAATTCTAATGGAGTTACTAATCCATGTATCAGAAGTCCTTATATAGATGGCTGCTCACCAATTAAGAATTGGTCTCCTATGAGACTGGAGATGTGTACAGGTGGTACTCAGTATCGGACCTCCCTGATTCGGATACCTTTCGCTCTGGAGGCTCACAGTGAAGACGAAGATCAGGTGAATCTTCCTTCCACAGATGCCTCGTCACCAGCCATGGACACGGGCGGAGTACACCTGCGGCAGGGGAATAGTGACACTTCAGCACATGGCACACATTTAGTAGTGACTGCCATGTCTATTACACAGAATCGGTCCAGTACTTCTGAGAAAGAATTAGCACTGTTGCAGGATGTTGAAAGTGAGAAGGAGAACAACACTGTGGATATGGTTGATCCTGTAGAAATAGCAGACGAGAACACTTGGATTAAGGAGCCGGTTGATAATGGGAGTTTGCCCATGGCTGATTTTGTGAGTGGGATTGCCTTCAGTATTGAAAACTCTCACATATGCATGTCACCTCTTGCAGAAAGCAGTGTCATTCCTTGTGAAAGCAGTAACATTCAG ATGGATAGTGGCTATAACACCCAGAATTGTGGAAGCAATATTATGGATACGGTTGGAGCAGATAGTGATGCACAAACTTTGGAAGTTGAGAATAAATCCCAAGTTTTTAACACAAAG GAAGACCGTGTAACACAGAGGtgttga
- the BORA gene encoding protein aurora borealis isoform X3: protein MGDVKESRMQITPETPGRIPVLNPFESPGDYSNLHEQTLSSPSVFKSTKLPTPGKFRWSIDQLAVINPVEIDPEDIHRQALFLSHSRIDKDVEDKRQKAIEEFFTKDVIVPSPWTDHEGKQLSEYHSSKCINITSESPTGRKLTIHSEKSNAACQTLLSLPVDFNLENVLDLSPVRCRSPVQTPSSGQFSSSPIQGSAKKYSLGSITSPSPLSSPTFSPIAFQIGKTPLSEQRKFTLHSPDNSCGTTNSNGVTNPCIRSPYIDGCSPIKNWSPMRLEMCTGGTQYRTSLIRIPFALEAHSEDEDQVNLPSTDASSPAMDTGGVHLRQGNSDTSAHGTHLVVTAMSITQNRSSTSEKELALLQDVESEKENNTVDMVDPVEIADENTWIKEPVDNGSLPMADFVSGIAFSIENSHICMSPLAESSVIPCESSNIQMDSGYNTQNCGSNIMDTVGADSDAQTLEVENKSQVFNTKENDTTERPHIKIRTQRKTV from the exons ATGGGAGATGTCAAAGAATCAAGAATGCAAATAACACCGGAAACTCCAGGAAGGATCCCAGTTTTGAATCCTTTCGAAAGTCCTGGTGATTATTCTAATCTCCATGAACAAACTCTCTCCAGtccttctgtttttaaatcaACGAAATTACCA ACTCCAGGGAAATTTAGGTGGTCTATTGATCAACTAGCTGTAATAAATCCTGTAGAAATAGACCCAGAAGACATTCATCGTCAAGCTTTATTCTTAAGTCATTCTCG aatagataaagatgtggaagacaaaagacaaaaagccaTTGAAGAG tttttcacaAAAGATGTCATTGTACCCTCTCCTTGGACTGATCATGAAGGGAAACAGCTTTCAGAGTATCATTCCAGTAAAT gTATTAACATAACTAGTGAATCTCCAACTGGAAGAAAACTGACCATCCATTCTGAGAAAAGCAATG CTGCTTGTCAGACACTGCTCTCTCTTCCTGTggattttaatttagaaaatgtattag ATTTATCTCCTGTACGGTGTAGGAGCCCTGTGCAGACACCAAGTTCG gGGCAGTTTTCTTCCAGCCCTATTCAGGGCAGTGCAAAGAAGTACAGCTTGGGAAGTATAACCAGCCCTTCACCTCTTTCTTCACCCACTTTCTCACCAATTGCATTTCAAATAGGAAAGACTCCACTCTCAG AACAAAGGAAGTTTACTTTGCATTCTCCTGATAATTCGTGTGGAACAACAAATTCTAATGGAGTTACTAATCCATGTATCAGAAGTCCTTATATAGATGGCTGCTCACCAATTAAGAATTGGTCTCCTATGAGACTGGAGATGTGTACAGGTGGTACTCAGTATCGGACCTCCCTGATTCGGATACCTTTCGCTCTGGAGGCTCACAGTGAAGACGAAGATCAGGTGAATCTTCCTTCCACAGATGCCTCGTCACCAGCCATGGACACGGGCGGAGTACACCTGCGGCAGGGGAATAGTGACACTTCAGCACATGGCACACATTTAGTAGTGACTGCCATGTCTATTACACAGAATCGGTCCAGTACTTCTGAGAAAGAATTAGCACTGTTGCAGGATGTTGAAAGTGAGAAGGAGAACAACACTGTGGATATGGTTGATCCTGTAGAAATAGCAGACGAGAACACTTGGATTAAGGAGCCGGTTGATAATGGGAGTTTGCCCATGGCTGATTTTGTGAGTGGGATTGCCTTCAGTATTGAAAACTCTCACATATGCATGTCACCTCTTGCAGAAAGCAGTGTCATTCCTTGTGAAAGCAGTAACATTCAG ATGGATAGTGGCTATAACACCCAGAATTGTGGAAGCAATATTATGGATACGGTTGGAGCAGATAGTGATGCACAAACTTTGGAAGTTGAGAATAAATCCCAAGTTTTTAACACAAAG GAAAATGATACAACTGAGAGACCACACATCAAAATAAGAACTCAAAG GAAGACCGTGTAA
- the BORA gene encoding protein aurora borealis isoform X4: MSPLLGRLPSNPLLFQIATSLACLQLCLVPLYAPFFTKDVIVPSPWTDHEGKQLSEYHSSKCINITSESPTGRKLTIHSEKSNAACQTLLSLPVDFNLENVLGDYFRADEFSDQSPGNLSSSSLRRKLFLDGNGSISDSLPPASPRSPRSGAQASLEVFYSIDLSPVRCRSPVQTPSSGQFSSSPIQGSAKKYSLGSITSPSPLSSPTFSPIAFQIGKTPLSEQRKFTLHSPDNSCGTTNSNGVTNPCIRSPYIDGCSPIKNWSPMRLEMCTGGTQYRTSLIRIPFALEAHSEDEDQVNLPSTDASSPAMDTGGVHLRQGNSDTSAHGTHLVVTAMSITQNRSSTSEKELALLQDVESEKENNTVDMVDPVEIADENTWIKEPVDNGSLPMADFVSGIAFSIENSHICMSPLAESSVIPCESSNIQMDSGYNTQNCGSNIMDTVGADSDAQTLEVENKSQVFNTKENDTTERPHIKIRTQRKTV, translated from the exons ATGTCACCTCTTTTAGGACGACTTCCTTCAAATCCTCTCCTGTTCCAGATTGCCACCAGCCTGGCCTGTCTCCAGCTGTGTCTGGTGCCCCTCTATGCTCCC tttttcacaAAAGATGTCATTGTACCCTCTCCTTGGACTGATCATGAAGGGAAACAGCTTTCAGAGTATCATTCCAGTAAAT gTATTAACATAACTAGTGAATCTCCAACTGGAAGAAAACTGACCATCCATTCTGAGAAAAGCAATG CTGCTTGTCAGACACTGCTCTCTCTTCCTGTggattttaatttagaaaatgtattag GTGACTATTTTAGAGCTGATGAATTTTCAGATCAGTCTCCTGGAAACCTCAGTTCTTCATCCCTCAGAAGAAAGCTGTTTTTAGATGGCAATGGAAGTATTTCTGACTCCTTACCTCCAGCTTCTCCCAGAAGTCCTCGCAGTGGTGCTCAAGCCTCACTTGAGGTTTTTTATTCGATAGATTTATCTCCTGTACGGTGTAGGAGCCCTGTGCAGACACCAAGTTCG gGGCAGTTTTCTTCCAGCCCTATTCAGGGCAGTGCAAAGAAGTACAGCTTGGGAAGTATAACCAGCCCTTCACCTCTTTCTTCACCCACTTTCTCACCAATTGCATTTCAAATAGGAAAGACTCCACTCTCAG AACAAAGGAAGTTTACTTTGCATTCTCCTGATAATTCGTGTGGAACAACAAATTCTAATGGAGTTACTAATCCATGTATCAGAAGTCCTTATATAGATGGCTGCTCACCAATTAAGAATTGGTCTCCTATGAGACTGGAGATGTGTACAGGTGGTACTCAGTATCGGACCTCCCTGATTCGGATACCTTTCGCTCTGGAGGCTCACAGTGAAGACGAAGATCAGGTGAATCTTCCTTCCACAGATGCCTCGTCACCAGCCATGGACACGGGCGGAGTACACCTGCGGCAGGGGAATAGTGACACTTCAGCACATGGCACACATTTAGTAGTGACTGCCATGTCTATTACACAGAATCGGTCCAGTACTTCTGAGAAAGAATTAGCACTGTTGCAGGATGTTGAAAGTGAGAAGGAGAACAACACTGTGGATATGGTTGATCCTGTAGAAATAGCAGACGAGAACACTTGGATTAAGGAGCCGGTTGATAATGGGAGTTTGCCCATGGCTGATTTTGTGAGTGGGATTGCCTTCAGTATTGAAAACTCTCACATATGCATGTCACCTCTTGCAGAAAGCAGTGTCATTCCTTGTGAAAGCAGTAACATTCAG ATGGATAGTGGCTATAACACCCAGAATTGTGGAAGCAATATTATGGATACGGTTGGAGCAGATAGTGATGCACAAACTTTGGAAGTTGAGAATAAATCCCAAGTTTTTAACACAAAG GAAAATGATACAACTGAGAGACCACACATCAAAATAAGAACTCAAAG GAAGACCGTGTAA